From a region of the Cucumis sativus cultivar 9930 chromosome 6, Cucumber_9930_V3, whole genome shotgun sequence genome:
- the LOC101214569 gene encoding serine/threonine-protein kinase GRIK1 has translation MYKKSFSISKMMGCCGCFGFTKKPKRVLRPASGFNRLSEDFLLGEDMEDEESCSSNDDMTSPTHEEETESHSRVKNSEEILQHRTQNGLICRQFPVKETNRVIRSEDENGNKMVNEYVREYKIGAGSYGKVVLYRSRMDGKYYAIKAFHKSHLSKLRVAPSETAMTDVLREVLIMKMLEHPNIVNLVEVIDDPEDDRFYMVLEYVEGKWACEGYDPPRGLDENIARKYLRDIVSGLIYLHDHNIVHGDIKPDNLLITLDGTIKIGDFSVSQVFEDENDELRRSPGTPVFTAPECCLGITYHGKAADTWAVGVTLYCMILGQYPFLGETLQDTYDKIVNNPLLLPDDMNPHLRDLLEGILCKDPSQRMTLKAISQHSWVIGEEGPIPQYLCWCKRKSLVVEEQQSNLQPEENGSKYNDFDVAPNLSM, from the exons ATGTACAAAAAAAGTTTCTCTATATCCAAAATGATGGGCTGTTGTGGTTGCTTTGGGTTTACCAAAAAACCTAAAAGAGTGCTGAGACCTGCTTCTGGTTTCAACCGCCTTTCTGAGGATTTTTTGTTGGGTGAAGAcatggaagatgaagaaagcTGCTCGTCTAATGATGATATGACCAGTCCTACAcatgaagaagaaactgaaTCACATAGTCGTGTCAAAAATTCTGAAGAGATTTTGCAGCATAGAACACAGAATGGTTTGATTTGCCGGCAATTTCCTGTCAAGGAGACAAATAGAGTTATTCGCTCAGAG gatgaaaatggaaacaagATGGTCAATGAATATGTTCGTGAGTATAAGATTGGTGCTGGCAGCTATGGGAAAGTG GTTCTATATCGAAGCCGTATGGATGGAAAATACTATGCGATTAAG GCATTTCACAAGTCTCATTTGTCAAAGCTGCGAGTTGCTCCTTCAGAGACAGCTATGACTGATGTTCTTCGTGAG GTTTTAATCATGAAAATGTTGGAACATCCCAACATAGTCAATCTGGTTGAAGTGATAGACGATCCGGAGGATGATCGCTTTTATATGG TTCTTGAATATGTGGAAGGCAAGTGGGCTTGTGAGGGTTATGATCCACCACGTGGTCTAGATGAAAATATTGCTCGGAAATACTTACGTGATATTGTCTCGGGACTGATCTATCTCCATGATCAT AATATAGTGCACGGTGATATAAAACCAGATAATTTGTTGATAACCCTTGACGGTACCATAAAGATTGGGGACTTCAGTGTTAGCCAGGTTTTTGAG GATGAAAATGACGAGCTTCGCCGTTCTCCTGGAACCCCTGTTTTTACTGCACCAGAATGCTGTTTAG GTATTACTTATCATGGCAAAGCTGCTGACACGTGGGCAGTTGGGGTGACACTGTACTGTATGATACTTGGTCAATATCCGTTTCTTGGAGAGACACTGCAAGATACATATGATAAA aTTGTCAATAATCCATTATTGCTGCCTGATGATATGAATCCCCATTTGAGAGATCTATTGGAAGGAATTCTATGTAAAG ACCCTAGCCAGAGGATGACACTGAAAGCCATATCACAGCACAGCTGGGTTATTGGAGAAGAAGGTCCAATCCCACAATATCTATGCTGGTGCAAGCGCAAGAGTTTGGTGGTGGAAGAACAACAGTCAAACTTACAACCAGAAGAAAATGGGAGTAAATACAATGATTTTGACGTGGCTCCTAATTTGTCTATGTAG
- the LOC101214815 gene encoding F-box/kelch-repeat protein At5g60570, translating to MEDEEVSYSSSVDLIERTLDGSQRRLISTDSLLPGLNDDAAMNCFAYVRRSDYASLSCVNSRFNKQIRSGALAELRKKIGIVEYWVYLVCDLKEWEAFDPDRNKWMALPKMPCDECFNHADKESLAVGSELLVFGREFYDFAIWKYAFFSHSWVKCRGMNQPRCLFGSGSLGSIAIVAGGSDKKGNVLKSAELYDSSKGRWETLPDMHIPRRSCSGFFMNEKFYVIGGMSSPTVSLTCGEEYNLKKRKWRKIEGMYPYVNQGAQAPPLVAVVENELYAVEHLTNMVMKYEKVGNTWNVLGRLPVRADSSNGWGLAFKACGKKLVVVGGQRGPEGESIVLSSWCPKSGVNNGILDWKIVGVKEHVGVFVYNCAVMGC from the coding sequence ATGGAGGATGAAGAAGTAAGTTACTCTTCAAGTGTAGATTTGATAGAAAGAACACTTGATGGTTCACAGCGCCGGCTTATATCCACTGATTCTCTACTGCCAGGGCTCAATGATGATGCAGCAATGAATTGCTTTGCGTACGTTCGAAGGTCAGATTATGCTTCTTTATCGTGTGTTAATTCAAGGTTTAACAAGCAGATTAGAAGTGGTGCCTTGGCTGAGTTGAGGAAGAAGATAGGGATTGTGGAGTACTGGGTGTATCTGGTTTGTGATCTGAAGGAGTGGGAGGCGTTTGATCCTGATAGAAATAAATGGATGGCATTACCTAAGATGCCATGTGATGAGTGTTTCAACCATGCTGATAAGGAGTCCTTAGCAGTAGGCAGCGAGTTATTGGTTTTTGGTCGGGAGTTTTACGATTTTGCTATATGgaaatatgcatttttttctcattcttggGTAAAATGTCGAGGAATGAACCAGCCTCGTTGTTTGTTTGGATCAGGCAGCCTTGGTTCAATAGCCATTGTAGCAGGTGGGAGTGATAAAAAGGGGAATGTTCTAAAATCAGCAGAGTTATACGACTCATCAAAGGGTCGGTGGGAAACGTTGCCTGACATGCACATCCCACGTCGCTCATGTTCCGGTTTCTTCATGAATGAAAAATTCTACGTGATTGGTGGGATGTCGAGTCCTACAGTATCACTAACATGTGGAGAGGAGTATaatttaaagaagagaaagtgGAGAAAAATAGAAGGCATGTATCCGTACGTGAATCAAGGTGCTCAGGCTCCTCCTCTAGTTGCAGTTGTGGAGAATGAACTATATGCAGTGGAGCATTTAACAAATATGGTTATGAAGTATGAGAAAGTGGGGAACACATGGAATGTGTTGGGAAGACTTCCAGTGAGAGCAGATTCTTCAAATGGATGGGGACTTGCTTTCAAAGCTTGTGGGAAAAAGCTTGTGGTTGTAGGAGGACAAAGAGGCCCAGAAGGTGAATCCATTGTGCTAAGTTCATGGTGTCCAAAGTCAGGAGTCAATAATGGGATTTTGGATTGGAAGATAGTAGGAGTGAAGGAACATGTTGGGGTTTTTGTCTACAACTGTGCAGTTATGGGCTGTTGA
- the LOC101214331 gene encoding probable pyridoxal 5'-phosphate synthase subunit PDX2, with translation MTIVGVLALQGSFNEHIAALRRLGVKGVEIRKPEQLLNVASLIIPGGESTTMAKLAELHNLFPALREFVRMGKPVWGTCAGLIFLANKATGQKTGGQGLVGGLDCTVHRNFFGSQLQSFESELSIPELVSSEGGPETFRGVFIRAPAILDVGPEVQVLARCPVSSNSNLHSSSSGEGKKEKDSESKVIVAVRQGNLLATAFHPELTSDNRWHSYFLKMAGDVEESSSSIESIGVNNSRFERSKSDLPIFI, from the exons ATGACGATCGTCGGCGTTCTTGCTCTGCAGGGTTCTTTTAACGAACACATCGCAG CTTTGAGAAGGTTGGGAGTGAAGGGTGTAGAGATACGGAAGCCCGAGCAGCTTCTTAATGTAGCTTCTCTGATTATTCCTGGTGGGGAAAGTACCACCATGGCCAAACTTGCGGAGCTCCATAATTTg TTTCCTGCTTTGCGAGAGTTTGTTAGAATGGGGAAGCCTGTGTGGGGCACCTGTGCAGGACTTATCTTTTTGGCAAACAAGGCTACTG GACAGAAAACTGGTGGACAGGGACTTGTTGGAGGTCTGGATTGTACTGTTCACAGGAACTTCTTTGGCAGTCAG CTTCAAAGCTTTGAGTCAGAGCTCTCGATACCAGAGCTAGTGTCTTCCGAAGGTGGTCCAGAAACATTTCGTGGAGTCTTCATCCGAGCTCCTGCAATTCTTGATGTGGGACCAGAAGTCCAAGTGCTGGCTCGCTGCCCTGTCTCTTCAAACTCTAACTTGCATTCAAGTTCCTCTGGTGAAGgcaaaaag GAAAAAGATTCAGAAAGTAAAGTGATTGTAGCAGTGAGGCAAGGGAACTTGCTCGCAACTGCCTTCCATCCTGAATTAACATCAGATAATAGATG GCACAGTTACTTCCTGAAGATGGCTGGTGATGTCGAAGAATCCTCAAGTAGCATAGAAAGCATAGGAGTTAACAATTCAAGATTCGAAAGATCAAAGAGCGACCTTCcgatttttatttag
- the LOC101215053 gene encoding zinc finger CCCH domain-containing protein 24, with product MAASSIEETLPTQPQKTSDDHLQTSMDAQDDTENLPVTTALQPESLTDQSDLQSNGASVAGEKRKRTDPDSDAAKPNPDPSTNPLWKTSLCSYFRRHSGSCSHGIECRYAHGEEELRQRPDKSWDPTSERAKKVMKVGEEVKEEEVMMTEVVVDDDDDEVGNDGRDNELTKCLVHLPTKWNSDNLRNYLNELSVLFKSAKKKKGMTVGFVSFESTEQLRSSVEELQGKIIGKKNLKVADVIPRSFEKKIKSSIDCDNSSVSSAAFSLSSNDGEDAGNINDGSSTPNDSVLKGKSAREVVAPLAHMSYSDQLDHKKNSLLHVLKKLTRNARKACPHGVSLPEWILKSRDIGGIACSFEGIIESPIINGYRNKCEFSVGYSLEGKPTVGFMLGNFREGVTAVEEPENCPNVSRISCKYASTFQEFLQSSSLPIWNRFKNIGFWRQLTVREGRAPGKLIDSDNSDASISEVMLIVQVCSVGVESELMTSEFKRLAQAFAEGSVANSPPLPLTALVIQHHQGISNAAPADTPLQPLTIPKVHSTELEATNDAVEPRIHDYISNLKFCISPTAFFQVNTLAAEKLYSLAGDWAELGPDTLLFDICCGTGTIGLTLAHRVGMVVGIEMNASAVSDAQRNAEINGINNCKFICAKAEDVIGSLLKEYLKGTKKEEENVCHSNGNDGTSSASNQNEEISGAPEKNEETPGASEKSGENQGAKEKSDEVSETGERNALMSDKDQDPVVNHVPENDANGLETSEVASEKNGSKHNCCTSESGTKQFKNVVAIVDPPRGGLHPIVTKVLRTHTHLKRLVYISCNPESLMANAIELCTPSSEKIEKGNKNNRGWRNMGCAGLARHRVKSMPISEPFRPVKAMAVDLFPHTPHCEMVMLLER from the exons ATGGCGGCCTCTTCAATTGAAGAAACCCTTCCAACCCAGCCCCAAAAAACTTCTGACGATCATCTTCAAACCTCAATGGACGCCCAAGACGATACTGAGAACTTACCAGTCACTACCGCTCTGCAGCCGGAATCTTTAACGGACCAATCTGATTTACAATCCAACGGAGCTAGTGTCGCAGGGGAAAAGCGGAAGAGAACGGACCCCGATTCCGATGCTGCAAAGCCAAACCCGGATCCGTCTACGAACCCTCTTTGGAAAACCAGTTTATGCTCATACTTTAGGCGTCATTCGGGGTCGTGTAGCCATGGAATTGAGTGTCGCTACGCTCATGGCGAGGAGGAGTTGAGGCAACGCCCTGATAAGTCCTGGGATCCCACGTCAGAGCGGGCTAAGAAGGTGATGAAAGTGGGGGAGGAAGTTAAGGAAGAGGAGGTTATGATGACGGAGGTTGTTGttgacgacgacgacgacgaggTTGGCAATGATGGAAGGGATAATGAGCTTACCAAATGCTTAGTTCATTTGCCGACAAAATGGAATTCTGATAATCTGAGGAACTACTTGAATGAACTG AGTGTTCTTTTTAAATccgcaaagaagaagaaaggcaTGACTGTAGGTTTTGTTAGTTTTGAAAGTACAGAACAGTTGAGAAGTTCTGTTGAG GAGTTGCAAGGAAAAATTATCGgcaaaaagaatttgaaggtTGCAGATGTGATTCCCAGatcatttgaaaagaaaattaaatcatcGATAGATTGTGATAATAGCTCTGTATCTTCTGCGGCCTTCTCTTTATCATCAAATGATGGTGAAGATGCTGGTAATATAAACGATGGGAGTTCTACTCCTAATGATTCAGTTTTGAAGGGAAAAAGTGCCCGTGAAGTGGTGGCTCCCCTTGCTCACATGTCATACAGTGATCAATTGGATCATAAAAAGAACTCATTGTTGCATGTTCTCAAAAAACTT ACTAGGAACGCACGAAAAGCCTGTCCACACGGTGTTTCTCTTCCTGAATGGATATTGAAATCAAGGGATATAG GTGGTATTGCATGCAGTTTTGAGGGAATCATTGAATCGCCAATTATAAATGGTTACCGTAACAAATGTGAGTTTTCGGTTGGATACTCTTTGGAAGGCAAGCCAACGGTGGGGTTTATGTTGGGAAATTTCAG GGAGGGTGTTACAGCTGTTGAAGAACCTGAAAATTGTCCCAATGTTTCTAGAATTTCTTGCAAATATGCATCAACTTTCCAGGAATTTCTACAATCTTCAAGCTTGCCAATTTGGAATAGATTCAAGAATATTGGGTTTTGGCGTCAATTGACG GTTCGAGAAGGACGGGCTCCAGGGAAGTTGATTGATTCAGATAATTCTGATGCAAGCATCAGTGAGGTCATGCTCATCGTCCag GTCTGCTCTGTAGGTGTTGAATCTGAACTAATGACCAGTGAATTCAAGAGACTTGCTCAAGCTTTTGCTGAAGGATCTGTTGCAAATTCACCACCGTTGCCACTAACTGCATTAGTCATTCAG CACCACCAAGGAATATCAAATGCAGCACCTGCCGATACTCCACTTCAGCCCCTGACCATTCCAAAAGTCCATAGCACTGAACTGGAGGCCACTAATGATGCTGTGGAACCTAGAATCCACGATTACATTAGCAACCTTAAGTTCTGCATATCTCCAACTGCCTTTTTCCAG GTGAATACACTTGCTGCTGAGAAACTGTATTCACTTGCTGGGGATTGGGCTGAGTTGGGCCCTGACACTTTGCTATTTGATATTTGCTGTGGAACTGGAACAATTGGTCTGACTTTAGCACATCGTGTTGGTATG GTCGTTGGTATCGAAATGAATGCTTCTGCAGTGTCTGATGCCCAGAGGAATGCTGAAATCAATGGcataaataattgtaaatttatttgtgCAAAG GCAGAAGATGTGATTGGATCTTTATTGAAAGAGTACCTAAAAGGAACCaagaaagaagaggagaaTGTATGCCACAGCAATGGAAATGATGGAACTTCAAGTGCCTCTAACCAAAATGAGGAAATTTCTGGGGCCCCCGAGAAAAATGAGGAAACTCCAGGTGCTTCTGAAAAAAGTGGAGAAAATCAAGGTgcgaaagaaaaaagtgacgAAGTTTCTGAGACTGGGGAACGAAATGCCTTAATGAGCGACAAAGATCAAGATCCTGTAGTGAACCATGTACCTGAAAATGATGCGAATGGACTCGAGACTTCAGAGGTTGCCAGTGAAAAGAATGGAAGCAAACACAACTGTTGCACTTCTGAAAGTGGGACTAAGCAGTTCAAAAATGTTGTGGCTATTGTTGACCCTCCTCGTGGTGGACTTCATCCCATC GTGACGAAGGTTCTGAGAACTCATACACATCTGAAGAGACTAGT TTACATTTCATGCAACCCTGAAAGTTTGATGGCAAATGCAATAGAGCTGTGTACTCCATCATCCGAGAAAATTgagaaaggaaacaaaaacaaccgAGGGTGGAGAAATATGGGGTGTGCTGGGCTTGCTCGTCACCGGGTCAAGTCCATGCCGATATCCGAGCCTTTTCGGCCTGTAAAAGCAATGGCTGTAGATCTTTTCCCTCATACACCCCACTGTGAGATGGTGATGCTACTGGAGAGGTAG
- the LOC101210284 gene encoding major pollen allergen Ole e 10 isoform X2: MDGRFLCSTLILFLFIHWFCPGSSRADPTQKQGKQFRAASRKSSTTQKDITTPITTVPTINIPTIPIINPASSNPDTVSPAMTTPSFTPSTTISGGSSWCIASQSASQAALQLALDYACGIGGADCSSIQGGGNCYNPNSVRDHASYAFNSYYQKNPLPNSCNFGGTAVITSTNPSTGTCEYPSTR; this comes from the exons ATGGATGGGAGGTTCCTTTGTAGCACTCTAATTCTATTCCTATTCATTCACTGGTTTTGCCCAG GTTCATCAAGGGCAGATCCTACACAAAAACAGGGGAAGCAATTCAGAGCAGCATCAAGAAAATCTTCTACAACTCAAAAGGACATCACGACCCCAATAACAACAGTCCCAACAATCAACATCCCAACCATCCCCATCATAAACCCTGCCAGTTCCAACCCCGATACCGTCTCCCCAGCCATGACGACCCCAAGCTTTACACCGTCAACCACCATCAGCGGTGGCTCCAGCTGGTGCATTGCGAGTCAGAGTGCGTCGCAGGCGGCGCTGCAATTAGCTTTGGACTATGCGTGTGGCATAGGAGGCGCCGATTGCTCGTCGATTCAAGGCGGAGGAAACTGCTACAATCCTAATTCGGTTCGAGACCATGCTTCTTACGCGTTCAATAGCTATTATCAGAAGAATCCGCTTCCGAATAGCTGTAATTTTGGAGGCACTGCCGTGATTACTAGCACCAATCCCA GCACTGGCACGTGCGAGTACCCATCAACAAGGTGA
- the LOC101210284 gene encoding PLASMODESMATA CALLOSE-BINDING PROTEIN 5 isoform X1 yields MDGRFLCSTLILFLFIHWFCPGSSRADPTQKQGKQFRAASRKSSTTQKDITTPITTVPTINIPTIPIINPASSNPDTVSPAMTTPSFTPSTTISGGSSWCIASQSASQAALQLALDYACGIGGADCSSIQGGGNCYNPNSVRDHASYAFNSYYQKNPLPNSCNFGGTAVITSTNPSTGTCEYPSTSTSSSVLNTTNSSGSTVFGAVPSGPSSSSSSSSSALIFPSTQYFSLFTNFLLFIAF; encoded by the exons ATGGATGGGAGGTTCCTTTGTAGCACTCTAATTCTATTCCTATTCATTCACTGGTTTTGCCCAG GTTCATCAAGGGCAGATCCTACACAAAAACAGGGGAAGCAATTCAGAGCAGCATCAAGAAAATCTTCTACAACTCAAAAGGACATCACGACCCCAATAACAACAGTCCCAACAATCAACATCCCAACCATCCCCATCATAAACCCTGCCAGTTCCAACCCCGATACCGTCTCCCCAGCCATGACGACCCCAAGCTTTACACCGTCAACCACCATCAGCGGTGGCTCCAGCTGGTGCATTGCGAGTCAGAGTGCGTCGCAGGCGGCGCTGCAATTAGCTTTGGACTATGCGTGTGGCATAGGAGGCGCCGATTGCTCGTCGATTCAAGGCGGAGGAAACTGCTACAATCCTAATTCGGTTCGAGACCATGCTTCTTACGCGTTCAATAGCTATTATCAGAAGAATCCGCTTCCGAATAGCTGTAATTTTGGAGGCACTGCCGTGATTACTAGCACCAATCCCA GCACTGGCACGTGCGAGTACCCATCAACAAG CACAAGTTCATCGGTTTTGAACACTACAAATTCAAGTGGCTCCACCGTGTTCGGCGCCGTTCCTTCCGGcccttcctcctcctcctcctcctcctcatcGGCACTCATTTTTCCTTCTACCCaatatttttccttatttacaaattttcttctttttattgcTTTCTAA